One Plasmodium sp. gorilla clade G2 genome assembly, chromosome: 12 genomic window carries:
- a CDS encoding CG2-related protein, putative has product MSSKNDSGLLHFCDDIFLNLIKFFSINETLKLKLVNKNIYEYLKDENVYQLNTCLNLNNYIKFVKFVKSDKFSAFLLSILNDEKNIYDSSYYVKKNAQYGINKKQLVPKGKGFLQKIILKGEFLRNANFYDLSILLSSHADTLKELHINGLNDVNCPLFIYSTYSIIFEFFSKEVLFNNLSFNYVTKKDLQKIQKYISSQRKIPKKEKKKKCEKCDEKVEDQLNNKRCEHEEEHFLNKTKMDVDINLFESNKLPMDIKSSLDNQISTSTQYSIDSEIFIDTQFSTDSQTYTSNKNTNVVENKPYNTHEIYYEKDSSLEKIHLKEHLDLHDNNEKFNKVTYTNTKEYHIKINSKKINNFNINKEKNYKDEDNNIVSKEKKNLIKLFDKFIKNEKKKKNFPITNKNKLHMLCEHISIVYNCNKKCFEKIKNYKQETNLSPYVNNLINLKVLNLSGIQTYDMIKMFIPINMPSLHILNIYSYDYFFYFYNMLISFFLYGNGQEIFTKYINVKKIEGEDEKDKTYHIKNKKKNIFLEYNKRMYEVIKLMDRQLKHTCNSASSFQKIFEDEAINNYELHIKNNDNKVFITPSYLDNIYVNHINAPIYYADGNYIKYDTDDESTKYIIERSSSRSYTQNIESYNNNRKGDDITKMVDGELKGDSKLKGDSELKGDSELKGDSKLKGDSELKGDSKLKGDSKLKGDSELIGDSKLKGDSKLIGDKNNCDNDNFQAKEEQNFCVHNNKKKMKKLKRGGYIWPIENHKYKKNVSVEILYLFKNILENEEKKGRKNIICLLNNLNLEHFSLFNYSLSSPFLWLLLLIKNKNLKTFCILDICLSHLLCALTFLEAYLKQSLFNFQGMMRRRRKRMGSIYFKFNDHEEIKFINETYSKLINEMNQKKDINETDQIHHNNIQRNNINTYNNMYINKIHINNHDNNSTHTNNNNCNTHEQCKDNYNTNRKKKSKILHIVIYVYNNTKENKQFIKYIRKISRSLWRCNYLVYYSIHYYKYKYFNKYIDIDNLYRDYILNILLNNHRLNRYMDQRKMLTY; this is encoded by the exons atgagCAGTAAAAATGACAGTGGCCTTCTCCATTTTTGTGATGACATTTTTTTGAAcctaataaaatttttttcaataaatgAAACTTTAAAATTGAAACTtgtgaataaaaatatttatgaatatttaaaagatgaaaatgTATATCAATTGAATACATGTttgaatttaaataattatataaaatttgtaaAGTTTGTAAAGTCTGATAAATTCAGTGCTTTTCTCTTGTCAATTCtgaatgatgaaaaaaatatatatgacagTTCATACTATG TTAAGAAGAATGCTCAATATGGCATCAACAAAAAACAGCTAGTTCCAAAAGGAAAAGgatttttacaaaaaataattttaaaaggGGAATTTTTAAGAAATGCCAATTTTTACGACTTaagtattttattatctagTCATGCAGATACATTAAAAGAATTACATATTAATGGTTTAAACGATGTTAACTGtcctttatttatatattcaacgTATAGTATcatttttgaatttttttctaaagaagttctttttaataatctATCTTTCAATTATGTAACAAAAAAGGATTTACAAAAAATTCAGAAATATATCTCAAGTCAAAGAAAGATAcctaaaaaggaaaaaaaaaaaaaatgtgaaaAATGTGATGAGAAAGTAGAAGATCAACTGAACAACAAAAGATGTGAACATGAGGAagaacattttttaaataaaacaaaaatggaTGTAGATATAAACTTATTTGAAAGTAATAAATTACCAATGGATATTAAATCATCTTTAGATAATCAAATATCCACTAGTACTCAATATTCTATTGATAGTGAAATTTTTATAGATACACAATTTTCCACTGATTCTCAAACATATACATCAAATAAGAATACAAATGTAGTAGAAAATAAACCATATAATACTCATGagatatattatgaaaaggACTCTTCTCTAGaaaaaattcatttaaaAGAACATTTAGATCTACACGacaataatgaaaaattcaATAAGGTTACATATACGAATACAAAAGAAtaccatataaaaataaactccaaaaaaattaataattttaatattaataaggaaaaaaattataaggatgaagataataatatagtatctaaagaaaaaaagaatttaataaaattattcgataagtttataaaaaatgaaaaaaaaaaaaaaaactttccTATaactaataaaaataaattacataTGTTATGTGAACATATAAGTATAGTTTATAATTGTAATAAGAAAtgttttgaaaaaataaaaaattataaacaaGAAACAAATTTAAGTCCTTATGTAAATAATCTTATAAATTTGAAAGTTTTAAATTTATCAGGTATTCAGACTTATGATATGATTAAAATGTTTATTCCAATAAACATGCCATCTCtccatattttaaatatttattcatatgattattttttttatttttataatatgctcatatcattctttttatatggaAATGGACAAGaaatttttacaaaatatattaatgtaaaaaaaattgaaggagaagatgaaaaagataaaacgtatcatataaaaaataaaaaaaaaaatatattcttagagtataataaaagaatgtATGaagttataaaattaatggaTAGACAATTAAAGCATACATGTAATAGTGCTTCATCTTTTCAAAAAATTTTTGAAGATGAAGcaattaataattatgaacttcatataaaaaataatgacaaCAAGGTATTCATAACTCCTTCATAtctagataatatatatgtaaaccATATAAATGCTCCAATATATTATGCCGAtggaaattatataaaatacgaCACAGATGATGAGAgcacaaaatatattattgagCGATCATCAAGTAGGTCATATACTCAAAATATTGAAAGTTATAATAACAACAGAAAAGGAGATGATATCACAAAAATGGTGGACGGTGAATTAAAAGGTGATAGTAAATTAAAAGGTGACAGTGAATTAAAAGGTGATAGTGAATTAAAAGGTGATAGTAAATTAAAAGGTGACAGTGAATTAAAAGGTGATAGTAAATTAAAAGGTGATAGTAAATTAAAAGGTGACAGTGAATTAATAGGTGATAGTAAATTAAAAGGTGATAGTAAATTAATaggtgataaaaataattgcgataatgataatttccAGGCAAAGGAAGAACAAAACTTTTgtgttcataataataaaaagaaaatgaaaaaattaaaaagaggAGGATACATTTGGCCAATAGaaaatcataaatataaaaagaatgtgAGTGTAGAAATATTgtatctttttaaaaatattttagaaaatgaagaaaaaaaaggaaggaaaaatattatttgtttattgaataatttaaatttagaacatttttctttatttaattatagtTTGAGTAGTCCTTTTTTATGGTTACTTctcttaataaaaaataaaaatctaAAAACCTTTTGTATTTTAGATATATGTTTATCACATTTATTGTGTGCATTAACATTTCTAGAAGCTTATCTTAAACAaagtttatttaattttcaaGGAATGAtgagaagaagaagaaaaagaatgggcagcatttattttaaatttaatgatcatgaagaaattaaatttattaacgAAACATATTCAAAACTTATTAATGAGATGaatcaaaaaaaagatataaatgaaacTGATCAaattcatcataataatatccaaaggaataatatcaatacatataataacatgtatataaataaaatacatattaataatcaTGATAACAACTCAACACATacaaataacaataattgTAATACACATGAACAATGtaaagataattataatacaaatagaaaaaaaaaaagtaaaatactTCATATagttatttatgtttataataatacgaaagaaaataaacagtttattaaatatataagaaaaatatcaCGATCTCTGTGGAGATGTAACTATCTTGTATATTATTcaatacattattataaatataaatattttaataagtaTATTGACATAGATAATTTATATAGAGATTATATTTTGAACATTCTCTTAAATAATCATAGGTTAAATAGATATATGGATCAAAGGAAAATGTtaacatattaa